TGCTGGTCGCGGCAATGGCTCAGGACAGCATGTTCCTCAATCCGCAACTGTCCAGCGACAATGTTCAGGCCCAGTACGAGGTACGGGTGAATGGAGATGTGGCGGGCATGTTCGGTCTGACCGAAGCCGAAATCACCCAAACCATAAGCTCCATGGTGCAGGGGAAAGTGGCTGTCACCGTGTTTAAGGACGATACCGAAATCGACGTCAACGTGGTGCCGGGCGGGCCTCCGATCAACGATCCGTCCGATCTCGAATCCATCTTTCTGCGCCTGCCTGACGGCGCCTATATCCCGCTGTCGGCTGCCGCGACGCTTGAGCCGGTGGTCAGCCAATCCCAAATCGAGCGCCAGGGCGGATCGCTGGCGGTTTCGGTCCAGGCCAATCTCGACCAGAGTGTCGATCTCGGCGATGCCATGACACGGCTGAGCCAGATTGCTGCGGAGACGTTGCCCGGCGGCATGGGGGTTACCTTTACAGGCGAGGCGGCGTCGCTGTCGGACAGTCAGGCAGGCATGTACATGGTGTTCGGCGTGGCCTTCGTGATTGTCTTCCTCGTGCTGGCCGCACAGTTCGAGAGCCTTGCCAGCGCCGTCGTTATCATGCTGACGGTGCCGTTTGGTCTTGCTGCTGCGTTGATGGCGATTTCGCCCAGCGGCGGGTCGCTGAACTACTACAGCCAGATTGGCCTCGTCATGCTGATCGGCGTGATGGCCAAGAACGGCATCCTGATTGTCGAATTTGCCAACCAGCTGCGTGAGGCGGGCCAGGATATAGACAGCGCCATCCGCGATGCGCTGCGGCTGCGCATCAGGCCGGTGATGATGACCATGCTGTCGACCGTGTTTGGCGGGTTGCCGCTGATCCTGACATCAGGTGCGGGTGCCGAGGCGCGAGATCGCGGTCGGCTGGGTGATCATTGGCGGACTTGGCTTTGCCACCGTGTTCACCCTCTTCCTGACCCCGGTGTTCTACCGCTGGATCGCAGTATGGGGCGCCGAACCAGGCATGGCATCCAAGCGGCTGAGGCATGAAAATGCAACGAGCTCGGAGGCCGAAGCTTCCGAAAGCATGGTTTGATCCGTGAACGGAAAAATTACTTGGAAGAGCAAATCATGGGACGCAACCAATGCAGGCGGAACAGGTCGCGATCATATCGGCGGCTGAAACTTCTGCCAGTAATCGTCAATGGCACCATTGACGCCAATATCCCGCTGATGGGCGTGTTTCTACGGGAAGGTTCTTTTCGAAGTTTATCAGCGGACATCAATGTGACGCCCAACAGTCGCGCCCACTGGTGTTTGCGGGTCTAATACGGTTGAAATCCCGCCGTCCGCAACGACGCGCGCACGATCGAATTCGCAGGAACCGATCGCATCCGCGACCCGGATGAGGTGAATGAGAAGGTGGCTCAAAGAGTCAACAAATGAAAACAGCTCAACAACATCGGTATTTCAAAAAATGAATGGTGCCCCCGACAGGATTCGAACCCGTGACCCCCTGATTACAAATCAAATTCTACGACATGTAGTGCGTGTCATTCGAAGTCACTGTGGATCACCGAAATCGAGAAATATGTTGTAATTCAATATGAACGGGCGCAAGAGACTTTCTGTCGACGCTATGCAGTGTCACTGGAAATCACGTCCTGCTGCTTACATAGAGCTTACACATGGCAATTCCGATCAAGCTTTCCAAACGTGTCGTTGATCAGACGTTGCCACCATCAGATGGTTCAAAATGCACCTTCGTCTGGGATTCTGATGTCAAGGGTTTCGGATTGCGGGTGATGAACACTGGCACTAAAAGCTATGTCTTTCAGTATCGCGCTTCCGGCGGTCGCACCAGGCGGAAAACCGTCGGCAAGCACGGAAGTATCACTGTCGACCAGGCTCGAGAAATTGCGCGCGACTGGTATGTCCAGGTTCGCAGTGGAGGCGATCCGGCGGCCGAGAGCAGGGAAAGCCGCAATGCGCCGACAGTCGAACACCTTTGTGAGCGGTATCTCAACGAGCACGCCAAACGGAACAAGCGCCCTCGCTCTGTCGAAGGTGATACGGATTACATAGCTCGCTTCATCAAGCCTCAACTTGGTCGGAAAAAGGTGAGTGAGATCGAACTCACCGATATCGAGCGTCTTGCAGATTCACTTGGAGATCGCCGGACGACTGCAAACCGCCTAGTTGCCCTGTTGAGCAAGATGTTTAACCTAGCCCGGCGCTGGAACTGGTGCGATCACAACCCCACTGAAGGGTGGCAGAAAAACCCTGAGACAAAGCGCGAACGGTACTTGTCGAAGGACGAGCTTGGGCGTTTAGTAACCGCCATGGACGGCAATGCGAACCAGCGCGGCTGCAATATCGTGCGGATATTGTTGCTGACCGGTGCTCGCCGGGGTGAGGTTTTTTCAATGCACTGGGCCGATGTGGATCTTTCAATCGGCCGTTGGACCAAGCCTGCACACACGACGAAGCAAAAGCGAACGGAAATTATCCCACTGTCCGAAGCTGCGATCGCTCTGCTGCGTCAAATTCGTCACAAAGCGCCGGCCGACAACGTCTATGTTTTCCCGGGCGATGTGCCAGGCAAGCCCATGACGACAATCAAGACGTTCTGGCGTTCGCTAAGAAAAGAAGCGAATATCGATGATGTCAGGCTGCACGATTTGCGTCATACATTCGCCTCGCATCTCGTGAGCAGTGGAGAGTCGCTGGAGACAATCGGCAGGCTGCTTGGACATTCTCAACCGCAGACGACTGCTCGATATGCACACCTGAAGGACGAAGCCTTACGCAAGGCGACAAACCTGTTTTCTGATGCCAGCGGCTATCGGCCCAAGGCCCGTGATGAAAATTGAATTCGTGATCTTGTCAGCGAACGAGGCCGAGCGGCAAAGGCTGCCGAATCGTCCACCAATTCGTGTTCGATTGCTCGACATGACGCATGAGCGGAAGTGCTATTTGTTCGAAGAGTTGCGTTGCGAAGACGGCAAGCGACTCGATGCATTGGTTTTTGACATTGAGCGTGTGCTGCACATGTTTCTCTATCACAAAGGCATTCTGACGCGTGATGGTGGACTCGATCTGTTCGATTCCGGAACGGCCAAGAAAACTTTTGCCGAGATTAGCCGGCATCTCAACGCAGTATACGCTTTGATGTCGACGCTGGACGACCGATCACTTGAATTTCTGGTTCCGGAGAGTGAGCCTTTCGACGACGAGGATGCCGAGGGCTTCCACATCGAGACTTTTCATTCTGACGTGCGTCTGGTTGGAATAAAGGCGGGATTGATCGCGAACGAGATCGAGCCGACTAGAGGCCGGCCAGCACGTGATGATCTGCTGGAAGCTGTAGTCGATCTTGCTGCTGTCTATGAGCATGTCGCTAGCGGCAAAGCTGGGTATTCCAGCCGTCCGGAAAAGAAGCCTGGTGCCGGCGGGCTGGAGGTGCACGGACCGTTTGTGCGCTTTGTACAGCGTGTCTTCTCGATCACCGACGCCCTAGGCATACCCATCAGGCAAGCCCCTGAAAGCACGATCGATAATGCCGTTCGCCGATATATCGACAGTCGAAACCACAAAGCTCGACCCAGAACCGCTGCCGTGCAAAAAATACTCGACTGACGGTCTATTTATTCCTCTGCATTGGCAAGCTGCGGCTCCGGCATTCTTCTCTTCATCAAGAACCAATTGATGAAAGATCAAATCATGCCGACACAACTTTCTCAGCACCAACAGCCAAGAATGCATGCTCATTCCGTCTCGGGTGAAGGCACAGGTGTCATCAGCCTGTCGAAATCGCTGCCACCACTTCTCAAAGAAAGAGAAGTCTCCGACCTGCTTAGTGTTGCGCCAGGCACGCTACGAAATTGGCGTATATCGGGCACTGGGCCCGGTTTCTGCAAAATTGCAAAATCGATGGTGCGGTATCCGGCGAAAGAGCTTGAGAATTGGATAAACGCGACCTACCGGCACAGCACTTCGGAGAGCGGTCTATGAGCGCAGGTGATGAATTTGAGCGACTGGATGCACACTTCCCCATAGTCGGTTGTCGAAAACAAACGAAATCAAACCAGGAGCAATCAGAAACAACACATGAATTCAATTGGATGCAGAGAGGTTGCCGGTGGTACTGTGACGTCGAACAGGGGTCTCGAAAAAGAATGAGGCTATATGCCTATGCCGGTGCTTGGCTGAATAGCACAGCCACATCTCAACCGAACTACTTTGTGACCTTCAACCTTGGTCATCCCAAAGAGTTAGAAATCTTGCTCCATGGCATGACGGTGAGCAAGTACGTGAACGAGAAGATCATGCCGGCAGTTCGCAGCGCTGCTGCTCGTCAGAATTTGCCTTGCTTATGGATCGGCGTCATTGAGATAGACGACGGGCTTTATCATGTTCACATCCTGGCACATTTTCCGTCGAAGCCGGCCCTTTTGAAATGCCTCTTTCCTGTTTGGCTGAAGCTGGCACCTTCCGATTTGCACAGTGAAGAAGCGTTCAAGGCCATCGCCTTTAGACGACGGTCCGGCGCCTGCGTCAACGTGATGCGGGTGTCAGCAAAGAAAAGCTACCACAGCAAGTATGGAGCTGAGGGCCTTGTCGAATACATGGCAAAAGACATCGAAGACACGGTGAATGAACATCGAAAGTGTCGAGTTGGGAAGCCAATTTTGGTTAGCCGCGGAGTCAGCAGTCTTTTAACTCGCTGGAATGCGGCCAAGACCGAGATCTGGTACGAGTCGGCGAAACCGCAGATGCTGAATGATGACAGCGAGCCGGCACTCTGACGTCATAAATGAAGCTGTTATCGCTGCGGTGATCGAGCCACGGCCAGTCGACGTCAAGGAGCCGACTGGCAAGTTGTGATCAAGCGATAAATCCCTGAAGCATTGGCACAGGCGGCCGTCGGCCCCATGCAAGCCCGCCAGGCTCGGTTTGGCTGCTATCGCATAGCACGGCGCCGAAAGCGAGCGAAGCGACTCTAGTACGCCCTGTGAGTCGAACAACGGCACATGCCGGCCACACCCCACCCCCACATTGAACGGCAAAGAAAAAACTGGACGGTCCTCTATCCAGTGACCGGGGTGCTTGCATCGCGCAGGGAGGAAATCTGGCCCTTTCAGGACGATGAAGTTCGTTGTTCAGACCTCGTTGAACTGATCCATGCGCAACGAACACCGGATCAAGGAAACGATGTTCGAGATCATGGAACTCGACCGGCGTATCGAGCGCATTGTCGGCGGCGTGCCAATGATTTCAGTTCACTGACACGCCGGTTGCCAGGCTTCGATCAGTCAGACGTGTCCATGTCGCAGATGTGAGAATTGCTTAGATCGTCCACATATTTTTCAATCTTGAAAGCCATTTCCGGATGATCGCAAATACGATATGCGGCTGCGGATTTTTGAAGATAGAAGATTGAAACCTTGGCTTTTGCGCAGGCTTGGCTGAGCAAGTCCAGGTTCTTGTCGGTAGCCCCTGATTTTGGATCTAATTGATCCACAAGAGCGCTGGCCGCTTCCTTGGCCGATATCCCTTCACCGAGATATCTCGGATCGCCGCCATAATCATCCATGCATGTGGCTGAAACGAGCTGCGTCGAGCACAGCAATGCGGCAAGGCCAGCGAAGGCCATCTTCAATCGTGTTTTCATGACAATTTCCAAAAAATTCTAGTTTACCGTCCAGCTATAAGCGGCGAGACTTTGAATTCGAACGTAGACTTTCGACTCTCGTCATATCCGGCTTTGTCGTAGCCAACAGACGAGCCCGCAGCCCGATGCGCACCGGCCATTTGAGACTGTTGCCAAGTGTGTGTCATCAAGATTGGTCTGAGCGACCTCGCGTAGCTATTCGCTAGGGGCGGGGCTTTACTAGCCACGTCTGTTTGACTCATGCATGCCCGCCTGTAGCCATTCTGATTGGCGGTCAGCATTTGTGCCGCGCGACCCGCAATGCGCTTGGTGGGCCATTTCGTGCCTATGAAGATCCATGCCGGCGCTCACCACTCATCCAGCAGTTAAAGATAATGAGAATAGCGTCCAAACCGGCCGCGGGTCTGTCGTTGCAGCTTATCAAACTGATCAGCATCGCTTATCAATATAAGCAACTCACGTATCATTGATCTGAATTTAAGGATGTTCGATTTAGCCAAAAGCCCGGAATTCTGGGGTTTCGAATTTTGCGTGACATTTCAACGTAATCATGATGATTCCGATTTAGGATCGGGTGATAAGCACTATTGTGTATAAAAAACAATAGCTTAAGCTCTTTGCCCTGATCATAACTTATCACTTTAGCGTACATATACGACCGTGGTGAGCTTTTCGATCACGTGGACTTTTCAGCGAGCCTGTCTGTCTGCGCAAATTCGATAGCATTCGAACAGGATACCGTCGTCATCTTTTCTGCGCTGAATTGCAGCTTTACGCGTGCTGCGGTTGAAACGCATAGCAGAAAAGCGAAAATCAGATGGCCGAGAAGGCCAAGGCTGCCGGTGCACGGGATTGCTCCAATGCTGATGACAACGAGTAGTATCGACAACGTCATGTGGAAGGCACCGTATGGGAATTCGGTGCACACTGCCGCTTGATGTTTCAAGATTTTGGACAGTTTCCTGAAGCCACAAATCCATTTTGAATTCTGATTGGTTCCGCATACAAGACTGATCAACGAACGTTGATCAGTCTTGTATGGAAATGGAAATTTATGAAACCCCTCAAATATGTCGCCTACTATCGCGTGTCCACAAAGCGCCAGGGCGCATCGGGCCTTGGTCTTGACGCTCAGCGCGAAGCCGTCGGCCGGTTCACCACGCCGGACAATTGCGATCTTTTGGCGGAATTCGTCGAGGTCGAGAGCGGGAAACGCAAAGACCGGCCTGAGATGGACAAAGCGTTGAAGTACTGCCGACATACTGGCGCTGTCCTGTTGATCGCCAAGCTCGACCGGCTTGCCCGCAATGTGGCGTTCGTGTCAGCGCTGATGGAGGCCGGCACAGAATTCGTCGCCTGCGACAATCCGCACGCAAATCGGCTGACGGTTCATATCCTCGCCGCAGTTGCCGAAGACGAAGCGCGCCGGATCAGCGAGCGCACCAAAGCGGCACTGAAGGCTGCGAAAGCTCGTGGAGTCATCTTGGGCGGCGATAGGGGGTATCGGCCTGTGGGGCGGCCTGAGCAAGCTCTGAGTGCGCTTCAAAGCCAGACGGATGAATTCGCGATGACAATCGAACCATTGATTGAGGAGATTAGGGCTTCAGGCCACACTTCGCTGGGGGCGATTGCAAGTGAATTGAACGCAAGAGGAATCCGGACACGTCGCGTTGGCGCGTGGCACGCATCTACGGTCCGAAACGTACTTCGACGACTTCATCCTGTGAAGTTGGCTAGTAAGCGCCGTTAGAGTAGGGTTCAATCACTGGAGACAGTGGTTGCGGCACGTCACAGATGGGGCTGATTGCTGACCAGCAGCTTATAGCAAATCTGCCGATAAAATCTGACATTCAAATTTTTGGAATCTCGATCATAGCTGACCGCACCGGTTGCGGTGGGGTACGGTCAGGGACGCGCTGCGGCTCGGATTTGTTGCTGAACTCGCGCGAAGACTTCTTCGTATAGAGCAACCTCGCCAGGCATCGCGAGTGTGACTGCCAGTCCGAAGACCACAGGCTCGTCGATCGGTGTACCTTGGTCTGGGTCACGCTGCACCACGAGCGGGATGGTCATGTCAGCCGTAACGATCGGCGCGTCGCACCCCTCCCAGCAGCGAGAAAATATGGTGCCGCGGTTGGTCTGATTTTCATCGGGCTGCCAGCTATGCCCACTCACTCTAAGATCGCCAAGCGATGGCGGGTTCAATATCTTGAGTCGACAAGTGCGATAACTCTTTCGCCCTGGAGCAACCGGTGTGAACCAGGCCAGAGTCGCTGAGAGGCTGTGTGGTAGCGCCTTACCACCCATGGCGAGCGGAACGGGCACCGCGATTGTGACGCTGCGGTCACGACGTAGGCTGCCCGTAGCAAAGAAGGTCGCGCGGTCCGCCGCGCAGGCTACGGCGTCGTCAGCATCGACGCAGCCAAAACCCATGAAACGACGGATGTTGTCCTTCTGCTTGCTAGCCTGGCCGCGCCCCCAAGGGCCAACGGTAGCCTTAATGAGCTCCGCCACTTCGCGAGGCCACCGCGCGGGATGCACGATCAATGCTTTGAGCAGGACTGCACGCTCAATCGGCGGGAGCGCAAGAAAGGCATCGCCATAGGTTGTTTCAAGAGCATCATGGATCCGGTGGCAGGTTCGCGAGGCGAGCGCGGCAGCAGCACTAGTGCCGTTGGTATAGCCGTCCAGATTTTCTCGGCCTGCAACCGGCGGAGCCGCGACCTTGAGGCCAGCGCCGCGCGACGCGCGGCCTGGCCGTACTTCAATGTGGGTGTGGTTGCGCACGACCTGCATATGCTCGCGCGCACCAGGCATCAGGATGTCCGGCTTCACGGAGCGCGCGAAACCGGGGCCGAGGCTGCTCGACGGGTTTGCTGCATCATGCCCCGGATACGGATCGATAAGGGCCCGTGCGAGTGCCCGGTCGGCCAGCGGAACAGCGTCACTATTGCAGCCACCGACTGTCACGCCGTTGACCGTTTCGGCCGGCGAGAACATCTTACGTTCCCCTATCAGCGCATGAAGCGCCGTGATCATCGACGTGGCGCGGTGCGCTCCATCGGCGTCCTCATATTCGATTCGAGTTGTATAGGCTGGAACACCGAAGTCGCTCGTTGCGTTGCCCGCGCTCACTATGAACAGAAGACCGAACCGGACTGCAAGGCGATCGAGCAGCCGGGCCCAAGGCGATAAGTGCCCGTGAAAGGGCCTGACGCGGTTGCCGAGAGAGAGATTTATGATGACCACTCCCGGCCGCTGCTCCCGCAACCGGACGACGGACAGATAGATGAGGTCGACTATCAGTCGGTCGGATGGGAATTCGTCGTTGTTGCCCAGAACCGGAATGACGTGAATACGCCGCGGCAGTGGCACGCCAGGGCGATTGCGGTCGCCGTGCACGATTAGCGAGGCCATGGCAGTGCCGTGCGAGCGGTTGTTGACCAGCGCGTCCGGCTCGAGGTCAAAGGGGTCGTCAAGATCGATGTGACCAGCGAGCAGGCGATGGTTTGCCACCGGAACGCCGTCGAGCAGCGCGAGCACCGGCTCGCCGAGCGGCAGCGCCGGCCCAGCGCCAGCATCTTCCTCCTCCACATCGGCGATCTCGATGGTCGTTGGTGCGCTCTGCGGTCGGATATGCAAGATCGGTTCAAGCCCAGCGATCCCCTCGGAGCGCCGCTCGACGATTTCCCGCACCGCGTGCACAGGGATATCAGCGAGTAGCGCGTGGTAGCCAATATCGGCGATGCGCGCCCGCGAGACGACGACTCCACCTCGCGCGACAATCGCGACGCGGACGTTCGCTTCTTGCTCTTCCGCTACGGCTCTGTGCCCGCGATACACCAGCTCGACTTCCAGCCGGACGAGTTCCTCCTCGTCCCTTCCATCGATTACCGCCGCGAGCAAGCTGGCATCGCTTCTATGCACCCGATCGAGCGGGCCCCAAGGGCGAAGATCGCGCAGTAGATCAAAGACAGTCGCCCAGGGTGCCTCGCCCCGAACGAGCTGGCCGTTCTGCCACCGGCGCCACAGTGATTCGAGATTCCGGAGTGCCACCATGTCAGGGACCAGCAGATAGGCGTAGGGCTGTTTGTCTCCCTCGTCCGAGTCCAATTCCTCCTCGTCGACGAGCTCCAGGCCAGCGACGTTTTGGACCGCGTTCGCGAAAGCATTGATCGAACCTCGAACCTCGAACACCAACAATCGCTCTGGCGCGAGGCCG
This DNA window, taken from Hoeflea algicola, encodes the following:
- a CDS encoding tyrosine-type recombinase/integrase is translated as MAIPIKLSKRVVDQTLPPSDGSKCTFVWDSDVKGFGLRVMNTGTKSYVFQYRASGGRTRRKTVGKHGSITVDQAREIARDWYVQVRSGGDPAAESRESRNAPTVEHLCERYLNEHAKRNKRPRSVEGDTDYIARFIKPQLGRKKVSEIELTDIERLADSLGDRRTTANRLVALLSKMFNLARRWNWCDHNPTEGWQKNPETKRERYLSKDELGRLVTAMDGNANQRGCNIVRILLLTGARRGEVFSMHWADVDLSIGRWTKPAHTTKQKRTEIIPLSEAAIALLRQIRHKAPADNVYVFPGDVPGKPMTTIKTFWRSLRKEANIDDVRLHDLRHTFASHLVSSGESLETIGRLLGHSQPQTTARYAHLKDEALRKATNLFSDASGYRPKARDEN
- a CDS encoding helix-turn-helix transcriptional regulator; this translates as MKDQIMPTQLSQHQQPRMHAHSVSGEGTGVISLSKSLPPLLKEREVSDLLSVAPGTLRNWRISGTGPGFCKIAKSMVRYPAKELENWINATYRHSTSESGL
- a CDS encoding recombinase family protein, yielding MISLVWKWKFMKPLKYVAYYRVSTKRQGASGLGLDAQREAVGRFTTPDNCDLLAEFVEVESGKRKDRPEMDKALKYCRHTGAVLLIAKLDRLARNVAFVSALMEAGTEFVACDNPHANRLTVHILAAVAEDEARRISERTKAALKAAKARGVILGGDRGYRPVGRPEQALSALQSQTDEFAMTIEPLIEEIRASGHTSLGAIASELNARGIRTRRVGAWHASTVRNVLRRLHPVKLASKRR
- a CDS encoding S8 family peptidase, giving the protein MFEVRGSINAFANAVQNVAGLELVDEEELDSDEGDKQPYAYLLVPDMVALRNLESLWRRWQNGQLVRGEAPWATVFDLLRDLRPWGPLDRVHRSDASLLAAVIDGRDEEELVRLEVELVYRGHRAVAEEQEANVRVAIVARGGVVVSRARIADIGYHALLADIPVHAVREIVERRSEGIAGLEPILHIRPQSAPTTIEIADVEEEDAGAGPALPLGEPVLALLDGVPVANHRLLAGHIDLDDPFDLEPDALVNNRSHGTAMASLIVHGDRNRPGVPLPRRIHVIPVLGNNDEFPSDRLIVDLIYLSVVRLREQRPGVVIINLSLGNRVRPFHGHLSPWARLLDRLAVRFGLLFIVSAGNATSDFGVPAYTTRIEYEDADGAHRATSMITALHALIGERKMFSPAETVNGVTVGGCNSDAVPLADRALARALIDPYPGHDAANPSSSLGPGFARSVKPDILMPGAREHMQVVRNHTHIEVRPGRASRGAGLKVAAPPVAGRENLDGYTNGTSAAAALASRTCHRIHDALETTYGDAFLALPPIERAVLLKALIVHPARWPREVAELIKATVGPWGRGQASKQKDNIRRFMGFGCVDADDAVACAADRATFFATGSLRRDRSVTIAVPVPLAMGGKALPHSLSATLAWFTPVAPGRKSYRTCRLKILNPPSLGDLRVSGHSWQPDENQTNRGTIFSRCWEGCDAPIVTADMTIPLVVQRDPDQGTPIDEPVVFGLAVTLAMPGEVALYEEVFARVQQQIRAAARP